GGGAGGGTtaagaggagctgggggggattTAGGGCTCAGGGGGTGTGACCGGGGGAGGCTGTAGGGGAGGGTTATCGGAGTCTGGAGAGGCTCTGAGGGAGGATTTGGGGCTTGGGAGGTGCAGCTAGGCCCGGCTCTaggacagggcagtggggggtgccGCTGGGAGAGGCTATAGCGGAGGGTTATGAGGGGCTGGGGAGGCCATGGGGGGTGCTTCTGGGGGAGGTTTGGGGCTAGGGCTCCGGGAGTGCTGCTCGGGGAGGCTGTAGAAGAGGGTTATGGTAGGCTGGGGAGGTTTCGGGGCTTGGGGGGTGCCTCTGAGGAGGCTGTAGAGGGCTGGGGAGGCTGTAGGGGGCTAGGGCTTGGTGGGTGCCGCTGGGGGGGCTGTAAGGGAGCggtatggggggctggggaggatttGGGGCTTGGGGGGTGCCACTGGGGGGGCCGTAGGGGCAGGttatggggggctggggaggatttgggggcagggggtgccgcTGGAGGAGCTGTAGGGGAAAGttatgggggctggggaggatatgggggatggggggtgccgctgggggggctgtaggggaaggttatgggggctggggaggatttggggggcggagAGTGCCACtgggggggctgtaggggaaggttatggggggctggggaggatttggggggtggggggtgccgcTGGGGGAAGGttatggagggctggggaggatttggggggcgggggtgcagctgggggggctgtaggggacggttatgggggctggggaggatttgaggatttgggggcagggggtgccgctgtgggggctgtaggggaaggtgatggggggctggggagtaccgctggggggctgtaggggaaggttatggggggctggggaggatctggggggcaggggtgcagctgggggggctgtaggggacggttatgggggctggggaggatttGAGGCTTTGGGGACGGGGGTGCCGCtgggggggctgtaggggaaggttatggggggctggggaggatttgggggcggggggtaccgctgggggggctgtaggggaaggttatggggggctggggaggatttggggggcgggggtgcagctgggggggctgtaggggacggttatgggggctggggaggatttggggggcgggggtgacGCTGGGACTGGAGGGGGCTCAGCGCCCGCCGCCGGCCGCGCGGTCCCAGGAGGAGGAGCCgggagccccgccccgccccgccccgcggtGCCGCTCTCCGGGCGGGCGGGCGCTGAGCCCAGCCGGGGTGCGAGGTTCGCGAGCTCCGGGCGCGGGTCTCTCCGGGACTCCCGCTGCCGGGGTCTCTGCCCTGAGCTCGGCAGCTGCCCGGGGGGGGTCCCGCGGTGTCTCCCCACGGGTGGGCGCCGCTCTGCAGCCAGCCCGGGTTTGTCCGGCTGGGCGGGGCTGGGCTTCCCCGGGGATCGCAGTcactccagcccagctcctgtTCTTTGCACGCAGGTTCCTGGGGATGGATCCGCTCCTGCCTCGCCCGCCAGCGCCTTGAGCTTTCCTGGCCGCGCGGGGGCCGGGGTGGCTTCACGGCGAATGTTTGCTTGGCGCAGGTGAGTCTCCTCCAGCACATGGCCCCACAAAGCCGCCGGCAAGCGCCGCCCGCAGCGCGGGGGgtgggagcctgccagcccccggAGCTGACCGCGCGATTTAAACACACGGACCGAAGTGTTTGCAagcggagccggggggggggggggttgcataaAGTTGTGGAAGGCCGGAGCGCTTCTCGTGTAACTGGAAACCGTGAAACAAATGTGGTCTCGCTTTGTTTAGACTGAGCTTGGTTTCGAAGTGGATTCCTGCCACTGATCGCATTACAGTGCGTGTCAAACAGTCCTAAAATCGTGATTCGGCTCTTAACTCCCTGACTTTATTTAGCCAGTGTCAGGCTACCACTTCCTCTTTGCCCGCATGTGCTGCTTACCCCCGAAATATCTAAACAGGGCTAGGCTGGGTTCAAATGGCCTTGGTTATGCCTGCAAGTCAGACCCTTATCACCTTGGCATTACTTTAACATACGTTACAACCAGCCTCTATTTTCTATCGCCCAGAAGCATGTGATGGCTTTTTATTTCATTGAAGAGTCTGATTCTTTGAGCTTAGCGATTCCAGGAACATTTGGATTAGCAAGTTTCAATCTGTtgcttgaatttcatttcctctaTTTTGCAGTATTGGGGGGAAAAATTGTATTTTACGATAGCCGAATACTTTTAAAATTACACTGCAAATCTATAGTTATGGAAATCCTCCAGCATTGTATTGGCTTCACAGCCCCATGTGACTTGACTTGTCATCAGTGGAACTTTATGAACAAATTTCCACAGAGAGATTCCTGTTGAATAAGGTGGATTTtgcatgggggaaaaaagaagtaCAGTGAAGTCTGTGGCTGGTGTCACTCTTTTGCAGAATGTGTGTGATTGGGATATTTCCATTCCTCCCATCTTTGCTCTTCTGGACCTGTGATAGTATCAAAACTTGCTATGTAAATTTCCATTGGTTTAAAAAATAGTCCTTATATACTACCTAATGCAGATACAAGGTAAAGTTTTGCTAGTAGTTTAATTACTGCAGTGTGGCTGTATATAGAAGTAGTTGTTCTCAATATTGATGTTACAAACCTATGGCAATTtaggaagctttttttttttttcaaacaaacaaaatcagagTGTGATCTTCCATTCTAGTCCTTTTGGCTCCACAGATAACTTTGCGGATGCAAATAGCTTTACCTTTTGAGCATTTAATGCTGCAGAATGTGCAGTTAATTAAGCGTCCGAGAAGAATGTACACTTGTGTTTTCAAATGTGAGATTATAAAAGGTGCATGCAGTGACTTAAATGACCTATTTGGCCATATGTGACACAATGAGCtaaaaaattaacaaattatTGTCTATTGGTGAATTTCTTTTTGCCTAACCCACTGCAAAGGATTTGGGGATATAGAGGAACCAAGGTGGGTGGTTTGTGTATCAGGTGAAAAAAGGTAGAGTTCCCTCAGCTTAGTATATTCTTTAATGTGGttattaataaattttaattaaataacattaaaaatgaaaattagaaAAGAAGCAATTTCTAGCTGCTTTGATGTGGAATTAAGTGAACTTCACTGTTACTGCCCTCCCCTCCAATTATTTTTATGGTGGTAATACTTTGTCTTTAAGTTAAGTGTCACATGACGCAATGGTCCTTCTGAGGCTAATTTAGCCATTTTTGTCATGGTATTAAACATGTTTCCCATTATAATCCTTTTGCCTACTTTTGATCCCACTACTGGGATAACAGGGAAATTCTGCCCTCCGACTGTACAGACGTTCAAAGTTCTAAAACAGTTAACTACAGCATTATAAATCTAAAGGAATTTGAAAAATCTGAAGGGAAAATAAAGCAGGAATATATTATTTGTAAACGTGTGTAGGCTACAGTAATGTGTTAATTATACTGAATTGTGGAGCTCCGGCATTCACCCCGTAGTTAATGTTGCAATTGAATTTCCATTACTACCATATTTTTCCCCCTTCTGGAATCCACCAAAAAGTAACATTTGACTTAAAATTGGTAAACTTAGGCCTGGAGCTGAGGTAGACttttttctaaaaacaaattAAGTAGATGAAACGAGGTTCCTGAATTCTAATATCGTAACTTTCGAAATGCTGTTGCCACTTTACAGCAGAGAAATAAAACATAGTTTGTTGGACTCACTCTCTCCGAGAACTAGTGCAAAGCACCAAAGTTTAGTTGATCAAAGTCCAATTTCAAAAGTGAACTTTTAAATTTGGACACAGCTAAAAATTGTTGACTCTTCTGAGCTTAGTATAATGGATCAAATGACTGctgagcttttatttaaaaaccccTCAATCTTTAGCCCTTTTTCCTTGCAGAGAAAGACTTCAGAATGCAAACTGATTATTAGGGAGCCTTGTCATGTAGAAAGGATCCGTTTTCAACCAAACAACGCAGGAGCTTGCACGGGACTCATGATTCCTTCAGCACTCAGGAGGGCCATGTTGATATGTGCctttttaataatgtttttgTGCGGTTGAGACTTAGAATATGATGTCTTTGTAGTGCCACCAAACGGTACTGGAGCCTCAATTTGCAGCCTGAGTCTGGGAAAGATAGTGCTCTTTGctttagggcaggggtcggcaacctttcagaagtgctgtgccgagtcttcatttattcactctaatttaaggtttcgcgtgccagtaatacattttaacatttttagatgggctctttctataagtctataatatagaactaaactattgttgtatgtaaagtaaataaggtttttaaaatgttgtttaagaagcttcatttaaaattaaattaaaatgcagagccccccagaccggtggccaggacccaggcagtgtgagtgccactgaaaatcagcttgtgtgccgcctttggcacgcgtgccataggttgcctacccctgctttagtggATTTTGTTGATAACACCTAGCTGCTGTGATGGGTTAATAAACTATAACACAAAGGACAATGTATACAAAAGCTCTTACTCAGAGGTCAGTGCTGAGGCCTCGGCATACCGTTATCCAGAGGATCGGGGAATGACTTTGGTTCAAACCCCAGAATTTCTCGCTCCCTAAAGCCCTGATTCTTGGAATGCCCCAAACTAGTGAGAGTTCCTAGGGAAGAGAGTTGCATCATGTTGCTTTACATTAGCATCTGTTACCAAAGGAAAGCTTTAGGGAATAAAATAGCTAAGGGAGAACTCGGTATGGAAGGATTTTCATTGAGAGACATGTTTTTTCTGCACATCTTCCCTTCTCAGCAATCTCATGGTTTTCCTGGGGCCAGCTTTCTGGGACTCCAGTCCCTAAAGATTTCCCTAAGGCGTTAGTTTCAGGTAGCTGTTGTGAGAATTTGGTTAAACTTGGCAGTAAAGAAAGGAGAATGACCCAAAATAGAAAAACTGTTCTTGGgggattttctttttccattactGGAGAGGAAAGAGGGACAGGATTCCTCAGCTGCGAGTAATCCAGGAGCAGAGAGTGGTTAATCTGTGTGTGTTCATTTCAACCTTGCAGACAATAGACTATTTCAGTTAACTGAAGCTATTATTTGTAACACAGATTTTTCTCTCCTATCAGATCCAGCAGCAGATTAAGAATCTTTCTTTCTGTGTCACCCTTTTCTTGGAAATTGTTTCTATTACTTTCCCATACCATCCTGATGTAGGGTGTAATTACTGCTGAATTTCAGGGAGATATGGTGGTTGCCAAAGCACTAGGTTACAGAACTCTGAGTTCTAGCCTTTGCTTCACCAGTCCTGTTTCTTCCAGACATAATTTTCCCATAATTCCTCCCCTGAATCCCACTTTCACAACCATGAATGGATATTTACAAGACACACCCTCGGTATCAGTTGCCTTTACCCTTGGTCTAGAaacccaggccatgtctacatctaaaattttgcagcgctggttgttacagctgtattagtacagctgtatagggccagcgctgcagagtggccacacttacagcaaccagcgctgcaagtggtgttagatgtggccacactgcagcgctgttgggcggcttcaaggggggttccgggacgagagagcaaaccgggaaaggagaccagctttgccgcggtttgctctctcggtcccggagccagccagcaaaccgcagggaaggagacctgcttgctcggggttccgggaccgagagagcaaaccgggaacgccgcggtttgctctctcggtcccggagccagccagcaaaccccagggaaggagacctgcctgctggggttccgggaccgagagagcaaaccgggaacgccgcggtttgctctctcggtcccggagccagccagcaaaccccagggaaggagacctgcttgctcggggttccgggacgagagagcaaaccgggaaaggagaccagctttgccgcggtttgctctctcggtcccggagccagccagcaaaccgcagggaaggagacctgcttgctcggggttccgggaccgagagagcaaaccgggaacgccgcggtttgctctctcggtcccggagccagccagcaaaccccagggaaggagacctgcttgctcggggttccgggaccgagagagcaaaccgggaacgccgcggtttgctctctcggtcccggagccagccagcaaaccgcagggaaggagacctgcttgctcggggttccgggaccgagagagcaaaccgcggcgaagctggtttcctttcccggtttgctctctcggtcccggaaccccgagcaagcaggtctccttccctgcggtttgctggctggctccgggaccgagagagcaaaccgcggcgttcccggtttgctctctcggtcccggaaccccgagcaagcaggtctccttccctgcggtttgctgggtggctccgggaccgagagagcaaaccgggaaaggaaaccagcttgattaccagaggcttcctccttccacggaggtcaagaaaagcgctggtaactgtctacattggattaccagcgctggatcaccagcgctggatcctctacacccgagacaaaacgggagtacggccagcgctgcaaacagggagttgcagcgctggtggtgccctgcagatgtggacactctcaaagttgcagcgctgtaactccctcaccagcgctgcaactttctgatgtagacaagaaTGAGTCTGGTTACCTGTTGGTAAACAATCAATTAATTCTTAAAGGAATGCTGCTTGTTTGATGTACCCTCCGTCCTTGTAGAGTTTATGCATAGAAGCTGAGgctttttaggtgcctaaacagtGAGCCTTTGTAGTGAAAGTAGAGTAAGTGTAATTATAACACACACCTCCCCCGCCcctatttaaatgaaaatcttcCAATTGTCATGTATAAAATGTTCTGCCTTTCCAGGTAGCTCAGCTGCAGGACAGTCTAAATCTTTAAGACCATCTTCAAAGGGTGAATGCAAAATGACCAGCAGAGCTCAGTACGCAAGATGCAGAGGGACATCTGTCTGAACCAAGAGGACTTGAAAATGTCTGTGTGCAGTAACTTTGTGGAGCACATTTGGAAGCCTGGCTCCTGCAAAAACTGTTTCTACCCCAAACGTTCCCACAGGCTGCAAGCATCTCTGGAGCTGGAAGCTAGTAACTTGCCCTCACGCACCTTGAATGGAATTAGAGCCAAAGCTGAGGATACACCTCCGGAGGATGAGTGTGTGATTGCCACACCTTACTCAAAGCCAACGATTGCAGTGAAGCCAACAATGATCAACCCAGATGTTTCTGACGTCTGGGCGGATGTGAATATGAACGCAGACATCTCGCAGGTAATGATTCATAAGGGGTGTGGTATTGTACAGTGCTGCACCCGTTATATTATTTGCTTTTGTTGGGGTGCAATAAGGGTATTTGCCATAACAAGACTACTGTGCATCCACCTCCATTACTTTTTATTTCTGGGGGCATGTAAGCCAAGATCTTTCTTTTCTGTCTCATCTGCTTTCCACTGGATTTTAAACCCCTCGACACCAGAGGTTTGTGTTCGGCTACAAAATGCTTGGCTTCCTGCGACACCACTCGTTAAACCTAGTGGGACCTTGTGTAAATTAGATAATACTGACCAAGATCACAAACAATTCTTGAAGAAGCATGTATTAATGTGaatactttaaaataatgttagTCGCTCAGTATCTTGTTacgtttttaattgtttttttcccctggtgAAAATTTTCTGCTTGACAAGCCGAGGACTGAAATTCTCTGTTTATATGCTGCATGGGGCAAAGAGGGCCTgcttcccctcacagccccactgTGTGTCCCTCTGTCCTGACTGAAACCACCCGTAGGGGTGAGAGGACCTTCATGCCCAGGTAGTCCTTGACTTCTCAGCTGAGAGCAAGTTTACCTAATGTAGCCGTTGCTGTGGTGTAGAAATCTGCTCACTAATAACTGAATAACTTATTTCACACAGACCATCAAACCACTATCAGCTGTTAATGGTCCTCTGTCAGAGTGGGTTTATAACCTGGCAGCCTAGTGAGTGATTCTCTGTTCCACTGTAAATCTTCTGAACCATTCAGTCCCCCTTAATATCTTCCTAAAACCGATGGATGAAGGGAGTACGACGTATTAAGCAATGGTTACATCCAGAGATGGGGCTAAACAGCAGAGTTCAGCTCAGCGTTTCTCCCAAAGTCTGGGGGGTGTTCAGCTCTGGAGTTTTGTTTCACAGCCTTTCTAGCTATGCCAGAGAAATACTCGGTTAATAGCTTGAATACCGTATCTTTTATCTTTGCCCGATCCTGCTCCCTTCTCTGATATCCTTGAAATCCCTGCCTACGTGCTAACCCCCGCTGACTAACCAGTGAGCAGAGGAGGTGTGTCAGTGATAAATCTGTATTGCAAGGTCTTCCATTATAGCTGTGTTGAATTCATCCTGCACCAGCCAGCTCTTTCTTTGATACAAAGACTGCTCCCACCCAACCAGAAAGCCAGAGGATCTCCTAATGTGTGCCCTTCTCCCCACCTACAGTGGGAGCTGCTAAGAATAGACTTCGCTATAGTGAACCATTTTATAGAGAAGTGGAATAAAAGTGCTCCAGTGCGTTTTATTAGAGTTTCAGTACTCTGCTTTGCTTctttttagggccaaatcctcattcaggtgtcagagaaaaacatagttctctctctggttgggtgcagcaaatcagatactttattatctctAGCAATTGCATGGAGGGAGAGTGTTAAACGGGTCTCTCCCCAGGTGAACAATTATagcagcatttatacctttttgttacatacaataatcaacagctgcattttgtttatacataggtcatcttgaTATCTAAATAGATGTGAAAAATAAGATTctagtctacattccatatttatctacacaaggtcacaacaacttctcacacagttctttcctactcacctcacacaatccttgcttctacaagtctcgcgttattagggttacagctagcctgactcttgctcacagaagAGACTGTTAGCAtagaaatccccttcaaatccctgccagttcttgctctacttccacggAGGTAAACGCAGCTTAAacttcattgaagccaatggagttactctgtttTTCCTCCTGATAGTAATGGCAGAATTTGGCCGATAGTGAAATTTCAGTTCCTTATAAGTGGATTCTACCATGTCAAATCCCTAGGAATGCGACAATTTAGCATTTACCAGGCATGGGTTGCACTCTGCATTCCGTGGGATTCTCACTTCTCTTCCCTTGTAGAACAGAGGACAAGAAGATTTATCACTATctcatgggggagggaggtggcaaGGAAGAATCCTTGATTCCCTGTTCTTGCTACAGCTGCTCTTCAATGGTAGTAAAGATAACGTCTTTCTGAATGCATggtgcagtagaacctcagagttacaaacactttgggaatggaggttgttcggaactctgaaatgtttggaaCTTTGAACAGTGATGTTCAACCTGGTTCTTTTACAAGTTTACTGACGTAATACAGcgttgaaactttactatgcagaagaaaaatgcagattttaacgaacttaaatgaaacaaacagaaatagTTCCCTTACCTTgtgaaacctttttaaaaaaactttccttttatttttttttagtagtttgcatttaacacaatactgtactgtttgctttttgtttgtttgttttctgctgctgcctgcttgcGTTCTTCTGGTTCCAGATGCAGggtatgtggttgactggtcgGTTTGTAACTctagtgttcgtaactctgaagttctactgtaggTACTAATGCCTCTGGCAAGGGCAGGAAGGAACCAGATCGAAGAAGAGATCTTTTGCCAAGTAGGCCCTCTCCTGTTACAGTGGAAATTCCACATATAGAGAAGTGTTTTTCCCCTGGGGAACCCTTTGTTTTAAGAGGGTTCCAGTCTGTAAGATGTACAGCTGCAAAGCTCGTCTATAAAATGGAAGGGGAAATAATGCCACATGGAAGATATACTCTTAGAATTAAAGAGGCATAGATTACAATGTTGATTGCTCTAATAGAATACACACATACAGTACAGACAGGTTGAAAATGTTATTCCCTGTCCTGACTAGGAAGGAAAGAGGATACCTTATTCACTATATTGACATACTTAATAATGCAAGGACTGCAAAGGGTGCAGAACGTAGGACACGTGTAGCTTCAGCAGACAAGGTTTCAGTAATCACCTGTGTGGTGAGTACACAAGTGTGGAGCAGAACTAACCACACACCTGAGGGGAGTtggcaacaaaacagcatttgcctttttctttcttttaatgcaCATCCTGAACATGTGTTTTTTATCGTTGGCCCACTTAGGTCAGCTGGAGAATGGCATCTGAAAACCACCTCATTGTGAAGCCAGGAGAAGCACAGAGGACATGCCTCGACCATTTCAGCAGCTGTGCTGGGCGAAAGCCCTTCATTCATGATACACCAAATGACTGTGCACCTCAGTATCTCCAAGCCTGCTCCAGGGAGGGCCTGCCCCGCCTggaaagcagaggggaaaaaaatatgccCTTCAACAGTTTGGTGTTGGAGAGCGAGATGGGTGGATGGGAGGACAGAGCTATGCTTCGTAACAAGGAGAAGTTCGCCTGCCCACAGAGAGGGTTCTGCCACCAACCGTCCATCTTTGCTGATCGAAGCCCTGATTCCACCCCAGACTCTGCTGGATGTCCAGCCTTTCGACAAAGAGATGGCACAGCAACGCTGTCCTCGGAGAGCAGTGACAACTGCTGTTCTCCGGGCTCTGAGAGCGGGGAGTACTGTTCAATCACAGACTATTGTAGAGAGAGTCCTGTCCCACCAGACGCGCCGTGTCCAGAGAGCCAGGTGGCACGGCATGACAGTGAAAAGCCAGCCCCAAGGTGCTGGGGGCAACAAGAGACTGTGGTGAATCCACGGGCAAAGACGAGGGCAGTCAAATTTTGTGAAGATGAGTGCAGGCTGTTGAACTTAGACTGGCGTTTCCAAAGGGATCACTGTTTACAGGACTCTCTGCAAAATAAGACACGTTCGGAGCGAAAAACATTAGCACTTATCTCTGGCAATACCACCCTGTCAGACAGTGTGTTCAGCAGCAACAGTAGCAGCAGTCCCCTTGCTTTGCCCCAGGAGGACGATTACAGTCCTCTCCTTGAGCAATCGAGTCTCATCCGAGACAACCCCGGGGAAAACTCAAGCGACCCTCTGAGCACCGTCCCGGCACCTCAGCGTGCCCCTCACACACAGCCTGCACACAGTGATCCCATTTATGCCGAGAGCACCAAGAGAAAGAAGGCGCAGCTAAATCATTCTGGCGCGCAAACAAAGAGAGAGGGGCCGGCCCGCAGCCCTCTCAAAGAGCAGGCCCAGAGCCTGTGGAGAGATGGGGTGCGGTACCTGAGCAGCGAAAGGGAATACCAGGACTCAGCCACACAGGTAGCAGCAAAGATTACTATTATGGCAGCGCACACAGAGGAGGATAACAGGACAATATTTCTGAGCAGCCCAGACTCAGCTGTTGGGGTCCAATGGCCCTGTGCTAGCCCCATCTCTCATCCAGACTTTGCAATCCCTTCGCCTTCCTTTGGGCACAGAGAGGGCTCTCAAGCCGGCAGTGAGACGGGTTCGGGTGAAAGCAGTCCAAGGTTTCACCAGCAAATGCACAGCAAGGGCATCGTTAATGAGAGTCCCACTGTTCCCCCAAAGATATGCACGAGCAACCCGCCTGGCAGCGAGGGGACTCCCAGACCGTCAGTCAAGCCTCCTGGGGCAGAACTCTGTGACGGTAATGGTACAGATCCTAGCGCCTTGGGGACACAGCCTTCTCTCTGCTCTCATAGTAACAGGGTCTCTGCCGAGGAGCCCCACAGGGGTCCTCCAGGCTCATCCTGTGAGAGGAGGCATAAATACTACTGTGCAGGATGGAGCAGGCAGTGCCGgatagaggaggaagaggaggaagaacaggGCTTTTTAACCTGCACACAGGCCAGGGAAGTGGAGAATGGAACAGCTT
This sequence is a window from Gopherus evgoodei ecotype Sinaloan lineage chromosome 5, rGopEvg1_v1.p, whole genome shotgun sequence. Protein-coding genes within it:
- the PRAG1 gene encoding inactive tyrosine-protein kinase PRAG1, with amino-acid sequence MQNDQQSSVRKMQRDICLNQEDLKMSVCSNFVEHIWKPGSCKNCFYPKRSHRLQASLELEASNLPSRTLNGIRAKAEDTPPEDECVIATPYSKPTIAVKPTMINPDVSDVWADVNMNADISQVSWRMASENHLIVKPGEAQRTCLDHFSSCAGRKPFIHDTPNDCAPQYLQACSREGLPRLESRGEKNMPFNSLVLESEMGGWEDRAMLRNKEKFACPQRGFCHQPSIFADRSPDSTPDSAGCPAFRQRDGTATLSSESSDNCCSPGSESGEYCSITDYCRESPVPPDAPCPESQVARHDSEKPAPRCWGQQETVVNPRAKTRAVKFCEDECRLLNLDWRFQRDHCLQDSLQNKTRSERKTLALISGNTTLSDSVFSSNSSSSPLALPQEDDYSPLLEQSSLIRDNPGENSSDPLSTVPAPQRAPHTQPAHSDPIYAESTKRKKAQLNHSGAQTKREGPARSPLKEQAQSLWRDGVRYLSSEREYQDSATQVAAKITIMAAHTEEDNRTIFLSSPDSAVGVQWPCASPISHPDFAIPSPSFGHREGSQAGSETGSGESSPRFHQQMHSKGIVNESPTVPPKICTSNPPGSEGTPRPSVKPPGAELCDGNGTDPSALGTQPSLCSHSNRVSAEEPHRGPPGSSCERRHKYYCAGWSRQCRIEEEEEEEQGFLTCTQAREVENGTACPHPVEDCSGQEKKTGMSKSASFAFDFPKGSSETEEFAPPPPPPKKQPRHALKMNKSSSELEKVSNGSSESLSPPFRGIHVSFVAGSTDSLNSDTRTASDEGSNEDRSQGTPLQPPPLPQKKTVSRAVSSPDGFFWGQASLGRTANPTSPRLNISHSESNVCVRRESPFGYSSHVGRNHHAFSSSESLENACKGNGHCDPTSNKSSSACLQNRNLPPFSSCQLGVSSQVSSVSSLQLHNLLSNIDSKEGVYAKLGGLYAESLRRLVAKCEDCFMRDQKNELHFNENNWSLFKLACNKPCCVSGDAIYYCATCSKDPSSTYAVKICKTQESKVSASYHSPSVPVHFNIQQDCGHFIASVPFSMLLSSDAAKSTSPDGPGLSCSASERDCVVVITREVPHQTAADFMRDAATCHQTKPEVYERRVCFLLLQLCQGLEHLKEHGIIHRDLCLENLLLVHCKPLTGCSKTKDEKHLPRIIVSNFLKAKQKLGAGDSKLKKSQARLAPEIVSASQYKKVDEFQTGILIYELLHQPNPFEVRAHLREQEYSQDDLPPLPSLSIYSRGLQQLAHLLLEADPIKRVRITEAKRILQCLLWGPRKDLTDQPLNHEEALYGALQNWIDLKRALLMMKFAERAVDTERSVELEDWLCCQYLASADPASLFNTLKLLQLL